A window of the Narcine bancroftii isolate sNarBan1 chromosome 4, sNarBan1.hap1, whole genome shotgun sequence genome harbors these coding sequences:
- the LOC138760284 gene encoding uncharacterized protein — protein MRRAWMVQCILGALLLHACRGQSGEDYGAELDPRDSLFPLPFNYSLVADDVVGSIVQNQEELSNVCSITLLTSEVDMASGHQTSQLTPEDLRPIKGLIDGTSSVLESLTMAVRQDIGKGSYQSLITKCLLDITQQNEASNNVMADIRGNLEAQHSADCLLTKFKEKVGKMEAMVHTIHHLASQVEQMSESLARELGKSGQMDFALGQELH, from the exons ATGAGGCGCGCCTGGATGGTGCAGTGCATTCTGGGAGCCCTCCTTCTCCATGcctgtaggggacagagtggagaAGATTATGGAGCAGAGCTGGACCCCAGGGActcactcttccccctcccattcaacTACTCCCTTGTGGCTGACGACGTTGTTGGATCCATCGTGCAGAACCAAGAGGAATTATCCAATGTCTGCTCCATCACCCTGCTGACCAGTGAAGTGGACATGGCCAGCGGGCACCAGACAAGCCAGCTCACCCCGGAGGACCTGCGCCCAATCAAGGGACTGATAGATGGCACCAGCTCAGTCCTGGAAAGTCTCACGATGGCAGTGAGGCAAGACATCGGGAAAGGCAGTTACCAGTCACTGATTACAAAATGCCTGCTGGACATCACGCAGCAGAACGAGGCATCCAACAACGTGATGGCAGACATCAGGGGCAACCTTGAGGCACAGCACTCAGCAGACTGCCTGCTCACCAA ATTCAAGGAGAAGGTTGGGAAGATGGAGGCCATGGTTCACACTATCCATCACCTCGCCAGCCAAGTGGAGCAGATGTCGGAGTCCCTTGCCAGGGAACTGGGGAAGTCGGGGCAGATGGACTTTGCCCTCGGCCAAGAGCTGCACTGA